The following are encoded in a window of Artemia franciscana chromosome 5, ASM3288406v1, whole genome shotgun sequence genomic DNA:
- the LOC136026771 gene encoding phosphatidylinositol 4-phosphate 5-kinase type-1 gamma-like produces MTKSEPQQHSEVKNFNDPVSMKQEIKVDCGIVHCQFNWNLYKKRIEKIKEIVTEQELQKESEEIVKSSTLKEVIEAAEDTTVTTLASKKTTKSKSGMESDSITLTHENTIAKRKVKITNSIQLGIHQVLGGVAIKPDGDLQIQDFSAVMSIQTRLFTFKTYAPIPFRNLRNLFGVKSSDYLVSLLDRSWKELKNPGASGSMFFVTDDDKFIIKTVKHKEGKFLQKILPAYCSNLVENPNTLLPKFFDLYCYQRNCKKIRLLVMNNILPTGIRMHEKYDLKGSTYKRKASKEERSKKSPTFKDLDFIEMHPEGILLESETYDALIKMMERDCKVLESFEIIDYSLLVGVHNISKAKNKPVVEEVKKDDQIDVKDFQRSPVFISKSINLQRRVVNTTDLESVQNHKKEEEICFLSGAYHAWNKSGDCLALYIGYIDILQQYGINKKFEHAFKSLIADGKSISVQRPDYYSKRFLKFVKSGVFRKINTPWRHSQSKNKAVNGKQTQI; encoded by the coding sequence ATGACAAAAAGTGAGCCCCAACAACACAGTGAGGTAAAGAATTTCAATGATCCAGTCTCGATGAAACAAGAAATTAAAGTTGACTGTGGTATTGTCCATTGTCAATTCAACTGGAACCTTTATAAAAAGaggatagaaaaaataaaagaaatcgtTACCGAGCAGGAATTGCAGAAAGAATCAGAGGAAATTGTTAAATCTTCTACTTTGAAGGAAGTGATTGAAGCTGCAGAAgatactactgtgactactctAGCTTCAAAGAAGACTACTAAAAGTAAGTCAGGAATGGAATCTGACAGCATTACTCTGACTCATGAAAACACGAtagcaaaaagaaaagtaaaaattaccAATTCCATTCAGTTGGGAATTCACCAAGTGTTGGGAGGAGTCGCAATCAAGCCAGACGGGGATCTGCAAATACAAGACTTTTCAGCCGTAATGAGCATTCAAACgcgtttatttacttttaaaacatatgcTCCAATACCatttagaaatcttagaaacttATTTGGAGTGAAATCTAGTGATTACTTAGTATCCCTGTTAGATAGATCGTGGAAAGAACTTAAAAACCCAGGTGCCAGTGGAAGCATGTTCTTTGTAACAGATGACGATAAATTCATTATTAAAACTGTGAAGCATAAAGAAGGAAAGTTTCTACAAAAGATTTTACCTGCATATTGCTCAAATTTAGTGGAAAATCCAAACACCTTACTTCccaaattttttgatttatattgcTACCAACGTAACTGCAAGAAAATCCGACTTTTAGTGATGAATAATATACTTCCGACTGGTATCCGAATGCATGAAAAATACGACTTAAAAGGATCTACATACAAACGAAAGGCTTCcaaagaagaaagatcaaagaAATCTCCTACTTTCAAGGATCTTGATTTCATAGAAATGCATCCGGAAGGAATCCTACTGGAAAGCGAAACCTATGACGCCCTCATCAAAATGATGGAAAGAGATTGCAAGGTATTAGAGTCATTCGAGATAATTGACTATTCGCTGCTTGTTGGTGTGCATAATATctcaaaagctaaaaataagcCAGTTGTTGAGGAGGTGAAAAAAGACGACCAGATTGATGTCAAAGACTTTCAAAGGTCACCTGTATTTATATCCAAATCAATTAATCTCCAGCGACGTGTTGTTAACACAACTGACTTAGAATCTGTTCAAAATcataagaaagaagaagaaatttgtTTCCTATCCGGTGCTTACCATGCATGGAATAAAAGTGGAGATTGTCTAGCTCTTTATATCGGTTATATCGATATTCTGCAGCAATATGGCATCAACAAGAAGTTTGAGCATGCATTCAAATCTCTAATTGCTGATGGTAAAAGTATTAGCGTGCAGAGGCCCGACTATTATTCCAAGCGCTTTTTAAAATTCGTGAAGTCCGGAGTTTTTAGGAAAATCAACACTCCCTGGAGACATTCTCAATCGAAGAATAAAGCTGTGAACGGTAAGCAGACTCAAATTTGA